AACTGCAGAAGTAAACAATCAAAGCGTTTCAAATTTAAAGCAATCTAAACCCTAGGTAAACCCTAGCTTCCGTAAAGCTCAAGTAAATAAAATTAGGGCAATCGCTGACAGAAGCTAATCAATTAAACAACTAATGAAGTCATAAAAAGATCCAGAAGAAAGAATATGTAGATGAATAGCACAAAATACAAAGGAAGAGATTATTAAAGAGAAGAGCATTACTTGCAAATCACAACGCGTTGATGTATGAGAAGGGATTTGATCAGGAACAAAGGGTTTTTATAGGGCAGTCTGTTATTGTGTGTTTGAGCTTCTCCGTGTTAATCAAATTAACAATAGGAGTAGGATTAGGAAGAAAAGACGAGATCATCTAGAGTTGTAAACTTTCTCAACGACGTCGTTAAGTAGTCTATAAATACTTTGACCATAGTCTTAAGAAAGTCAACCCATAGATTTGGTACGATTTAAATGTCACACAACCAGTTTACTGGTCACACTAAAAAAAATAGAAAGATAATATTCGCTTTTGACTTAGTAATCTTTCCAAAGTAACTAGAGTAAAATATTCTACACATGAAAATACGACACAAGAACAGTCAATACACACGAACATAAATAAACCGTTAACAAATAAAACAATAACATTATATATTTTCTGTCTTTATAAACCCAAAAAGAAGTTTATTGCTCACTTCTCAACAGTTGATTCCACATTCCAGGATGTCCGGGCCAGTGACTCTTTTAGTGAAGGGATCGATCCTAACCCACAACAAGGAGAAGATGGAAGCCAAGAGAACAGACCAGACCACGACAATAGTAGGAGTCCTGTTCTGTCTCCCCATCAAACCCTTGAGGAAAGGGTACAAGTGAACAATCACCCAAAAGGCGAAGAACAGCTTACCAAAGAGCGGTCCCCACGATTGGTATCCACTGTTGATTGCGTACGAGAACCCCGCAACAACTCCCACGAGGTTTACAATGAGCAGAGTGGTCGGCGGAATCAGAAGCGTTGTCCATTTGAACAAGTAGAGCTCAGCAAAGTCTCCGTCTTCGTCCGAAGCTTTTGACGTGACTGTGAAGTTTGTGTCGATACCGGCTAGGACTTTGAGGAGACCTTGAAACACGGCGAATAAGTGAGCGGATACTCCTCCAATGACCCAGAACTGCTCGTTTCTCCACCATTCGTCTATGCCTACGCCACTCCACCTCATTTCGAGTATACCCGTGGCGAAAATAGACAGAAAGAGAGACAGAAACCATATACTTGCAATGTTACTAATCTGCAAATGAGGAACAACAGTTCATAAGTTTTTGAACGTAATTAAAGTATGTTCAAAAGAGAGAGAGGTGTGTCGAACCTGAGGAATGATGAACTGGTTGGTGAATAGACAAACGGCGGGCAATGTACAATACAAGAGAAGAGGGACGGAGGTGAGTGGGTAGATGGTGGTGTTCACATACGCAAACCTCTCCAGAAATTTCAGCCTCCCACTGTAACCATACCATATAGGACAATGCCGACTGAAGAGAATCTCAACTGAACCTAGAGCCCACCTCAGCACTTGGTTCAGACGATCTGAAAGATTGATAGGAGCAGACCCCTTGAAAGCCGGAAGCTTTGGCATACAGTAAATGGATCGCCATCCACGGGCATGCATTTTGAACCCAGTCAGAATATCTTCTGTCACAGAACCATAGATCCATCCGATCTAGGAAGACATCAACACAAGATAAACAAAGTGAGTGCCAAAGTAGGTATCTCAGAACATTGCCGTTTCAGGTTAGGAGATGAGAAAATACCTCCATTCCCCAGTCAGACTTATCCTCGTAACCACAACTAATGACATGGATAGCCTCTTTGAGAAGGTTTTCAGGAGTTTCTGTAGGAGGAACACCGCCATTTTCCATTAGGGTAGAAGCAACAAAAACAGCAGACTGTCCAAATCGCTTCTCCAGGCTCATTTGTGACATCAAGAGCGCCTTTTCATCGTCAAAACCAGCACCTGAGTTTCACAAATGTCAAATAGTTAGGATATGATGAGATTACCTAAACTGGGAACTATTTAGACAATGTAAGCATTTCGCACTAGCTACACCAAATTTTCGCATTTGTAACTGTAGATAACCCCTCCCCTGGATCAACATCTCAACACCAACCTATGGATCTAACTAGAATACAAAGAAGAAATAAAAACAGGTGTACCTTCAACTCCCTCTTCTATGTCATCGAGGTTGAATACAGGAACAGTCGAGTCAGTATGCCTGCCTGATTTCTTTTTGTCCGAGTCTTTCTTAGATTTGGAATTCTTCTTTCTTGATCCACCACACAGCTTAGATAAAAGACTTGGCTTCTTGTGTTTTACTTTAATTGGGGGTTCATAACCATATAAGGCTGTTCTGTTGAAAACGCACCCAGTTCCCACATATACAGGTCCTTGAATCCCATCTAAACCTCTCAAGTTGATCTGCAAAACATATGAACGAAAAATCACAACAAAACTCAAGAAACTGAATGTTCTGAAACCAATTTGACAGAAGAAAAATTAGACAAAAGTATAGGCAAGTGTGACTTACATCAAAGAAAACGGTATTACGATTAGCATATCTATCGTTCTTATCGATACCATCGAATCTTTGAGGGAACTGAACATAACACACTTGCTTCCCTAGGTTTGGATCCATCAGGAAGCACATTGCTTCTCTCAAGGCCTTGCTGTTATTGATGTAATGATCACAATCAAGATTCAAGATGAAAGGTCCATTTGTAAGGACTGCCGAAACTCTAACCTGTTCATTTGAAAAGCATCCCGGTTAGCTAACTAGCCGGTTAGGCTAACAAAAAAAAAAGTCAGTGAACAAAAAAGTCAAAATCCGAGATCAGAAACATACAAGTGCATTCATAGCACCAGCCTTTTTGTGGTGCTGGAATCCTGGTCGCTTTTCTCGAGAAACATACACCAAACGCGGAAGCTCATTGCCCTCTGCATCAAGCCCACCGTTTTGCCCTAAGAAAACCTGCATTCAACAAAAGCTACTTCAACAATGAACTGCCAGAGAGAGAAAACGAGAGCATATTCGATTTCCTTAAAACCCAATTTCATTTACCTGGATCATTCCTGGATGGTCTCTTGTATTATTTCCAGGCCATGGTGTACCATCTTGCATAACCCACCCTTCTTCAGGACATTTCAGGGCCTTAGAAACAAGTGCATTGATTCGGATCTTAAATTCCTCATATTCCCTCTGCAAGAAAATAAAATGTCAATATAGCATGTTCTAAAATAACAGTGAAGGTGACTGCGTAACTAAAACTAGAAACATACCTTCATAGCTCTACGATCTTTGACAAATGATGTCTGAACTTTATCCTTCAAGTAATCTATTTTCGCAGCAAAATACCATTCTGGTGCGCGAGGCTCGATGCTATATTTCTTGCAGAATGGTACCCATTTACGAGCAAACTCTGATGTTTCTGCAAGTGCTTCAAATGATAACATAGCAGCACCATCATCAGAAACATAACAGGACACCTTATCAACCGGGTAGTCAACAGCCAAAATAGAGAGCACTGTGTTGGCTGTCACAAGCGGTGGCTCCTTCAAGGGGTCAACAGTACTCACGAAAATGTCCACAGCCGCTAACTGAGAAGGCTCACCTTCACGATCATATCTGTTCCAAAATTGAGCATGACAAGATTATAATGGGATATAGTATAGTTTAAGTAATTGACTCGGAAGAATGGGGACATAGAACATACCTTAAAGCAAGCCTGTCGAGGTAGGTTTCACGGTTGACAGGAAACCATTTGGGAAACTGATCCAAAATCCAGGAAAAGGCAAACCAGATCTCACATATCACAGAGATCAGCCACAGAGTAAAGGCATTTGGCACTGGATTTGTTATACGGTAGTGCAAGAAGAGACATAGAATGACAAGACGCAACATAATAACCATTCTGTAAGGATTGATCCTTGATGAAGGAATCGAAACTTTCCTCGACAGAGGCTGTCTCGCTTCGTCATTCCTGTATTAGAAAAATGGAAAATAAGCATCAAGACACTGCTAGATAGGAAGGTGCTTAGATATCTGCAATGACGAATCAAAAGAGAAAACAAAACAAGGACTCACAGCAAAGCCTCATCTGCGAGGATATCTGTGCTGGCATCAATATCTCCTCCACCTCTTTCAGAAGCAGCCTGTGTGCTCACAGGACCACCATTATTCTTCTCCTGCTTCATTTTCCAGCCATCAACTCTCTCCTTCCAAGCTACATTCCCTAGTCCAACAGGATCCGAAATCCTTCTATGTGCTATACACCACGAATGAAAACATAGTTCACTGTCAGAGCTTTGAAATAAACGAAAAGCCTAGCTAGGTAATGTAAT
The DNA window shown above is from Brassica oleracea var. oleracea cultivar TO1000 chromosome C3, BOL, whole genome shotgun sequence and carries:
- the LOC106334784 gene encoding cellulose synthase A catalytic subunit 3 [UDP-forming], whose translation is MESEGETAGKPMTSVGGQICQICSDNVGKTVDGDRFVACDVCGFPVCRPCYEFERKDGNQSCPQCKTTYKRHKGSPAIPGDKDEDVFADEATVELSYPQKEKISERMLGWHLTRGKGEEMEQPEYDKEVSHNHLPRLTSRQETSGEFSAASPERLSVSSTIGGGKRLPYSSDINQSPHRRISDPVGLGNVAWKERVDGWKMKQEKNNGGPVSTQAASERGGGDIDASTDILADEALLNDEARQPLSRKVSIPSSRINPYRMVIMLRLVILCLFLHYRITNPVPNAFTLWLISVICEIWFAFSWILDQFPKWFPVNRETYLDRLALRYDREGEPSQLAAVDIFVSTVDPLKEPPLVTANTVLSILAVDYPVDKVSCYVSDDGAAMLSFEALAETSEFARKWVPFCKKYSIEPRAPEWYFAAKIDYLKDKVQTSFVKDRRAMKREYEEFKIRINALVSKALKCPEEGWVMQDGTPWPGNNTRDHPGMIQVFLGQNGGLDAEGNELPRLVYVSREKRPGFQHHKKAGAMNALVRVSAVLTNGPFILNLDCDHYINNSKALREAMCFLMDPNLGKQVCYVQFPQRFDGIDKNDRYANRNTVFFDINLRGLDGIQGPVYVGTGCVFNRTALYGYEPPIKVKHKKPSLLSKLCGGSRKKNSKSKKDSDKKKSGRHTDSTVPVFNLDDIEEGVEGAGFDDEKALLMSQMSLEKRFGQSAVFVASTLMENGGVPPTETPENLLKEAIHVISCGYEDKSDWGMEIGWIYGSVTEDILTGFKMHARGWRSIYCMPKLPAFKGSAPINLSDRLNQVLRWALGSVEILFSRHCPIWYGYSGRLKFLERFAYVNTTIYPLTSVPLLLYCTLPAVCLFTNQFIIPQISNIASIWFLSLFLSIFATGILEMRWSGVGIDEWWRNEQFWVIGGVSAHLFAVFQGLLKVLAGIDTNFTVTSKASDEDGDFAELYLFKWTTLLIPPTTLLIVNLVGVVAGFSYAINSGYQSWGPLFGKLFFAFWVIVHLYPFLKGLMGRQNRTPTIVVVWSVLLASIFSLLWVRIDPFTKRVTGPDILECGINC